The following are from one region of the Planctomonas sp. JC2975 genome:
- a CDS encoding PadR family transcriptional regulator, giving the protein MATLTPLGLAVLGLLIEGPKHPYEMFQTFIARSEDRIVKVRPGSLYHTVERLEKDGFVRATGTEREGNRPERTTYEITDAGQDRMLERITEMLSEWKYEYPEFPLAIAEAHNLPRETVIKLLQKRVLELRAQLELVGRSVDHVEGKNLERKYWLEASYLRVIVEAETAWVENLIGELENGTIDW; this is encoded by the coding sequence ATGGCGACACTCACCCCCCTGGGGCTCGCCGTGCTCGGTCTTCTCATCGAGGGCCCGAAGCATCCCTACGAGATGTTCCAGACCTTCATCGCGCGCTCGGAGGATCGCATCGTCAAGGTTCGCCCTGGATCGCTCTACCACACGGTCGAGCGGCTCGAGAAGGACGGATTCGTGCGGGCGACGGGCACTGAGCGCGAGGGCAATCGTCCTGAGCGCACGACGTACGAGATCACGGACGCCGGTCAGGACCGCATGCTGGAGCGCATCACCGAGATGCTCTCCGAGTGGAAGTACGAGTATCCGGAGTTCCCGCTCGCCATCGCCGAGGCGCACAACCTCCCGCGTGAGACGGTCATCAAGCTCCTGCAGAAACGCGTGCTCGAGCTTCGTGCTCAGCTCGAACTCGTCGGACGCTCCGTGGACCATGTCGAAGGCAAGAACCTCGAGCGCAAGTACTGGCTCGAGGCCTCGTATCTGCGTGTGATCGTCGAGGCGGAGACCGCATGGGTCGAGAACCTCATCGGAGAACTCGAAAACGGAACCATCGACTGGTGA
- a CDS encoding alcohol dehydrogenase catalytic domain-containing protein: MSRLLEAPAPTGQASFPAATAMVWQGIGHGHLAVAVPGVRLAPGDALVAVELATVCGSDLRTVRGDRTASTPLVLGHEQVGTVVDVARGAKTSSGAKLGIGDRVVWSQTVSCGRCIRCRRGLPQLCLTAQRYGHERMRRGWELSGGFATHVHVRAGTAIVPVPASVPAEVLAPLSCAGATAVAALDAASDVVALCDEVVIVSGAGMLGLVVTALAARAGARVVVSEPRADRRELALAFGADAVTDPAAVSRSGSLKSALHRMGRRGDTVRIAIEASGAGTAVRELVESVDAGGVVVLAGSSVPDGELVLEPAALTSRMLTLRGVDHYTSGQLERAVDFAVECWQSVPLAALVGQVFGLEEASEALAAAAAGGTPRVGIAPYPRFAR; this comes from the coding sequence ATGTCGCGCCTCCTCGAAGCTCCTGCCCCGACCGGCCAGGCCTCCTTCCCCGCCGCCACCGCGATGGTCTGGCAGGGGATCGGGCACGGACACCTCGCCGTTGCCGTGCCCGGAGTGCGGCTCGCGCCAGGGGACGCGCTGGTGGCGGTGGAGCTCGCGACCGTCTGCGGATCCGATCTGCGCACGGTCCGCGGAGACCGCACGGCCAGCACGCCGCTCGTGCTGGGACACGAACAGGTCGGAACGGTGGTGGACGTCGCGCGAGGGGCGAAGACGAGCTCGGGCGCCAAGCTCGGCATCGGGGACCGGGTGGTGTGGTCGCAGACCGTGTCGTGCGGGCGGTGCATCCGTTGCCGCCGCGGGCTGCCCCAGCTCTGTCTCACCGCACAGCGCTACGGCCACGAGCGCATGCGCCGCGGCTGGGAGCTCAGCGGCGGATTCGCGACCCACGTGCACGTGCGCGCGGGAACGGCCATCGTGCCCGTTCCGGCTTCCGTGCCTGCCGAGGTGCTCGCGCCGCTCTCCTGCGCGGGCGCCACGGCCGTTGCCGCTCTCGATGCCGCGAGCGATGTCGTCGCCCTGTGCGACGAGGTCGTCATCGTCTCCGGCGCAGGCATGCTCGGCCTCGTCGTCACCGCGCTCGCCGCGCGCGCCGGTGCTCGCGTGGTGGTGAGCGAGCCGCGTGCCGACCGTCGCGAGCTCGCTCTCGCCTTCGGAGCGGATGCCGTCACCGACCCCGCCGCTGTCTCGAGGTCCGGTTCGCTGAAGTCGGCCCTGCACAGGATGGGCCGCCGCGGGGATACCGTGCGCATCGCGATCGAGGCGTCCGGTGCCGGCACAGCCGTGCGGGAACTGGTGGAGTCCGTGGATGCCGGCGGCGTGGTCGTGCTCGCCGGATCGAGTGTCCCGGACGGCGAGCTCGTGCTGGAACCGGCCGCGCTGACCTCACGGATGCTCACCCTCCGTGGCGTGGACCACTACACGTCCGGCCAGCTGGAGCGGGCGGTCGACTTCGCGGTCGAGTGCTGGCAGAGCGTGCCGTTGGCAGCCCTGGTCGGGCAGGTGTTCGGGCTCGAGGAGGCGTCCGAGGCACTGGCCGCGGCGGCGGCCGGTGGTACTCCGCGCGTGGGGATCGCGCCGTATCCGCGGTTCGCTCGATGA
- a CDS encoding phosphonatase-like hydrolase → MSTHDAVTTSRRTAEEFLFRDLDDVPNEEIDDLDEVDEIEVELVVLALAGTTVVDDGLVERAYERALIRSGIATTAEERIRALCFVRDNIGRAKADVFRDLAENADQAGRATSEFEDAFADLADREGIDAVPGAEAAIRRLRECGVRVALTTGLSRSTMQGILDALGWEQLVDVVLCSEDVGRGRPYPDMALTALLRTQASSVETMIVVGDTVSDIESGLAAGAGVTVGVLTGSHDEHALTQAGADAVIDSIADLPALLGVAESDDGPVDEPADDSRPDAGRPGDDDLNG, encoded by the coding sequence ATGAGCACACACGACGCCGTGACCACGAGTCGTCGCACCGCGGAGGAGTTCCTGTTCCGCGACCTCGACGATGTGCCCAACGAGGAGATCGACGACCTCGACGAGGTGGACGAGATCGAGGTCGAGCTCGTTGTGCTGGCGCTTGCTGGCACAACGGTGGTCGACGACGGACTCGTCGAGCGAGCCTACGAGCGGGCGCTCATCCGCTCGGGCATCGCGACGACCGCGGAGGAGCGCATCCGTGCCCTGTGCTTCGTGCGCGACAATATCGGCCGCGCCAAAGCGGACGTCTTCCGCGACCTGGCCGAGAACGCCGACCAGGCGGGCCGCGCGACGAGCGAGTTCGAGGACGCGTTCGCGGACCTCGCGGACCGCGAGGGGATCGACGCCGTGCCAGGGGCGGAGGCCGCCATCCGCCGTCTCCGTGAGTGCGGTGTGCGGGTCGCGCTGACCACCGGGCTCAGCAGGAGCACGATGCAGGGCATTCTGGACGCGCTCGGCTGGGAGCAGCTGGTCGACGTGGTGCTGTGCTCGGAGGACGTCGGTCGCGGCAGGCCGTACCCCGACATGGCGCTCACGGCGCTGCTGCGCACACAGGCCTCCTCGGTCGAGACGATGATCGTCGTCGGCGACACGGTGTCCGACATCGAGAGCGGTCTGGCTGCGGGTGCCGGCGTCACGGTGGGCGTTCTCACCGGGTCGCACGACGAGCACGCGCTGACCCAGGCGGGAGCGGATGCCGTCATCGACAGCATCGCGGACCTCCCGGCGCTGCTCGGGGTCGCCGAGTCCGACGATGGACCTGTCGACGAACCTGCGGACGACTCCCGTCCCGACGCCGGTCGCCCCGGCGACGACGACCTCAACGGCTGA
- a CDS encoding phosphoribosylformylglycinamidine synthase subunit PurS, whose protein sequence is MPTIVVDVMPKAELLDPQGKAIAGALARTGRGTFDVRQGKRFELRTDAAVTDELLATVREIAEDVLSNGVIEDVVGVHVVDDAAAESAVA, encoded by the coding sequence GTGCCCACCATCGTTGTAGACGTCATGCCGAAGGCGGAACTCCTCGACCCGCAGGGCAAGGCCATCGCCGGCGCCCTTGCTCGCACCGGACGCGGCACGTTCGACGTGCGGCAGGGCAAGCGGTTCGAGCTGAGGACCGATGCCGCGGTCACCGACGAGCTGCTGGCGACAGTCCGCGAGATCGCCGAGGACGTGCTCTCGAACGGCGTGATCGAAGACGTCGTCGGCGTGCACGTGGTTGACGACGCGGCTGCCGAGAGCGCGGTGGCGTGA
- the purQ gene encoding phosphoribosylformylglycinamidine synthase subunit PurQ, with protein MRIGVVTFPGSLDDRDAQRAIRTAGAEAVALWHGDHDLNGVDALVLPGGFSYGDYLRCGAIASLSPIMSEVIDAANKGMPVLGICNGFQMLTEARLLPGGLIRNDHGTFIRRDQSLRVENTSTAWTNGFADDQEIVIPLKNGEGEYVASAETIERLEGEGLVAFRYLGVNPNGSINDIAGVTNERGNVVGLMPHPEHATEPGFGPDTDAAMRSGVDGLTFFASAIAALQAA; from the coding sequence ATGCGCATCGGCGTCGTCACCTTCCCAGGATCCCTCGACGACCGCGACGCCCAGCGCGCCATCCGCACCGCTGGTGCAGAGGCGGTCGCCCTCTGGCACGGCGACCACGACCTGAACGGCGTGGACGCCCTCGTGCTGCCCGGCGGGTTCAGCTACGGCGACTACCTGCGCTGCGGTGCCATCGCCAGCCTGTCCCCGATCATGAGCGAGGTCATCGACGCCGCGAACAAGGGGATGCCCGTGCTGGGCATCTGCAACGGCTTCCAGATGCTCACGGAGGCGCGTCTGCTGCCGGGCGGTCTGATCCGCAACGACCACGGCACGTTCATCCGACGCGATCAAAGCCTGCGCGTCGAGAACACCTCGACCGCATGGACCAACGGATTCGCCGATGACCAGGAGATCGTCATCCCGCTGAAGAACGGCGAGGGCGAGTACGTGGCATCCGCCGAGACGATCGAGCGTCTCGAAGGCGAAGGCCTCGTCGCGTTCCGCTACCTGGGGGTCAACCCGAACGGGTCGATCAACGACATCGCCGGTGTCACGAACGAACGCGGAAACGTGGTCGGCCTCATGCCGCACCCCGAGCACGCGACCGAGCCGGGATTCGGTCCCGACACGGATGCCGCCATGCGGTCCGGCGTGGACGGCCTCACGTTCTTCGCCTCGGCGATCGCGGCGCTGCAGGCCGCGTAG
- the purL gene encoding phosphoribosylformylglycinamidine synthase subunit PurL, with protein sequence MTEPSVSASALDTVDNAAVTPEKEQPYAALGLKDDEYARIREILGRRPTSGELAMYSVMWSEHCSYKSSKKYLRQFGQKVTPEMKKNLMVGIGENAGVVDVGEGWAVTFKVESHNHPSYIEPFQGAATGVGGIVRDIISMGARPVAVMDQLRFGKIDEADTARVVHGVVGGISFYGNCLGLPNIGGETYFDPVYQGNPLVNALSVGVLRHEDLHLANASGVGNKVVLFGARTGGDGIGGASILASDTFASGGPTKRPAVQVGDPFAEKVLIECCLELFEKKLVEGIQDLGAAGISCATSELASNGDGGMVVDLDRVLLRDPTLTAEEILMSESQERMMAVVTPDKLDAFLAVTAKWDVETSVLGEVTDTGRLIIHWHGEKIVDVDPRTVAVDGPVYDRPVAYPAWIDALQADSAVSLARPDACTEDGREQLRDQFLALVGSPNLADKSWITNQYDYYVGGNTALSFPDDGGMIRVDEQSGLGFAIATDANGRYGQLDPRQAARLALAEAYRNVAVTGAIPAAVTDCLNFGSPENPEVMWQFSQAVEGLSDACLELGIPVTGGNVSFYNQTGDTPIFPTTVAGVLGVIDDVARRIPSGWQDAGDNIYLLGVTREELDGSAWAGTVHGHLGGRPPAVDLDAERRLADLLQAGSMESLIASAHDLSDGGLAQALAECVLRFGVGARVWLTEIMERDGVGAATALFSESTGRVIVSVPREDDVKFRGLCEGRDYPVLRIGVTDAVVGEQSVLEVQDVFTVGLEELRASHQATLAEHFGPVVGQAPAQEYYTPGA encoded by the coding sequence GTGACAGAGCCTTCCGTCTCCGCATCCGCTCTCGACACCGTCGACAACGCCGCCGTCACGCCGGAGAAGGAGCAGCCGTACGCGGCGCTCGGGCTGAAGGACGACGAATACGCGCGCATCCGCGAGATCCTCGGACGCCGACCGACGAGCGGCGAGCTCGCCATGTACTCGGTGATGTGGAGCGAGCACTGCTCGTACAAGAGCTCCAAGAAGTACCTGCGTCAGTTCGGGCAGAAGGTCACGCCCGAGATGAAGAAGAACCTCATGGTCGGCATCGGCGAGAACGCCGGCGTGGTGGATGTCGGCGAGGGCTGGGCGGTGACCTTCAAGGTCGAGTCGCACAACCACCCGAGCTACATCGAGCCGTTCCAGGGCGCCGCGACCGGCGTCGGCGGCATCGTGCGCGACATCATCTCCATGGGTGCCAGACCGGTCGCCGTGATGGACCAGCTGCGCTTCGGCAAGATCGACGAGGCCGATACGGCACGCGTCGTGCACGGCGTCGTCGGGGGCATCTCGTTCTACGGCAACTGCCTCGGCCTGCCGAACATCGGCGGCGAGACGTACTTCGACCCGGTGTACCAGGGCAATCCGCTCGTCAACGCGCTCTCGGTGGGCGTGCTGCGACACGAAGACCTGCACCTGGCCAACGCCTCGGGCGTCGGCAACAAGGTCGTGCTCTTCGGTGCGCGCACCGGCGGAGACGGTATCGGCGGGGCATCCATTCTGGCGTCGGACACCTTCGCGTCCGGCGGTCCGACGAAGCGGCCGGCGGTGCAGGTCGGCGACCCGTTCGCCGAGAAGGTGCTCATCGAGTGCTGCCTCGAGCTGTTCGAGAAGAAGCTCGTCGAGGGCATCCAGGACCTCGGGGCGGCGGGCATCTCCTGCGCGACGAGCGAGCTGGCGTCCAACGGCGACGGCGGCATGGTCGTCGACCTCGATCGGGTGCTGCTGCGCGACCCGACGCTCACGGCGGAGGAGATCCTCATGTCGGAGTCGCAGGAGCGCATGATGGCGGTCGTCACGCCGGACAAGCTCGACGCGTTCCTCGCCGTGACGGCGAAGTGGGATGTCGAGACCAGCGTGCTCGGCGAGGTCACCGACACCGGTCGGCTCATCATCCACTGGCACGGCGAGAAGATCGTCGACGTCGACCCGCGCACGGTCGCGGTCGACGGTCCTGTGTACGACCGGCCCGTGGCCTACCCGGCCTGGATCGACGCGTTGCAGGCGGATTCCGCGGTCTCGCTGGCACGGCCGGACGCATGCACCGAGGACGGTCGCGAGCAGTTGCGCGACCAGTTCCTCGCGCTCGTCGGATCCCCGAACCTCGCCGACAAGAGCTGGATCACCAACCAGTACGACTACTACGTCGGCGGCAACACGGCGCTGTCCTTCCCCGATGACGGCGGGATGATCCGCGTCGACGAGCAGAGCGGCCTCGGCTTCGCGATCGCCACCGACGCCAACGGCCGCTACGGCCAGCTCGACCCGCGTCAGGCCGCACGCCTGGCGCTCGCCGAGGCGTACCGCAACGTCGCGGTGACCGGCGCAATCCCTGCGGCCGTCACCGACTGCCTCAACTTCGGATCCCCGGAGAACCCCGAGGTGATGTGGCAGTTCTCGCAGGCGGTCGAAGGCCTCTCCGATGCCTGCCTCGAGCTGGGCATCCCGGTCACCGGCGGCAACGTGTCGTTCTACAACCAGACCGGTGACACCCCGATCTTCCCGACGACGGTCGCCGGCGTGCTCGGCGTGATCGACGACGTCGCCCGCCGCATCCCCTCCGGATGGCAGGATGCCGGCGACAACATCTATCTGCTCGGCGTCACCCGCGAGGAACTCGACGGATCCGCCTGGGCCGGCACCGTGCACGGCCACCTCGGCGGACGACCGCCGGCCGTCGACCTGGATGCCGAACGCCGCCTCGCCGACCTGCTGCAGGCCGGATCGATGGAGAGCCTCATCGCCTCCGCACACGACCTCTCCGACGGAGGTCTCGCGCAGGCCCTGGCCGAATGCGTGCTGCGTTTCGGTGTCGGCGCCCGCGTCTGGCTGACCGAGATCATGGAGCGCGACGGAGTGGGCGCCGCGACCGCCCTGTTCTCCGAGTCCACCGGACGCGTGATCGTGTCCGTTCCGCGCGAGGACGACGTGAAGTTCCGCGGCCTGTGCGAGGGCCGCGACTACCCGGTGCTGCGCATCGGCGTGACGGATGCCGTCGTCGGCGAGCAGTCCGTGCTCGAGGTGCAGGACGTCTTCACTGTCGGACTCGAGGAGCTGCGGGCATCGCACCAGGCGACGCTCGCCGAGCACTTCGGCCCGGTCGTCGGTCAGGCACCGGCGCAGGAGTACTACACGCCCGGCGCGTAA
- a CDS encoding helix-turn-helix transcriptional regulator, which produces MGRENESVNLSLLRARNHMDRRYAEPLDVQQLAALAYMTRAHFIREFKRVFGETPYRYLQRRRVERAMFLLRHGEASVTDVCMAVGFSSLGTFSRTFSEIVGGSPSAYREWAARERLVAPTSFAMRWSRPTDAAR; this is translated from the coding sequence GTGGGCCGTGAGAACGAATCCGTGAACCTGAGTCTCCTGCGTGCGCGCAACCATATGGATCGCCGGTACGCGGAGCCGCTCGACGTGCAGCAGCTCGCCGCACTCGCCTACATGACGCGAGCCCATTTCATCCGGGAGTTCAAACGCGTCTTCGGCGAGACGCCGTACCGGTACCTGCAACGCCGACGCGTGGAGCGGGCGATGTTCCTGCTACGGCACGGCGAGGCGAGCGTGACCGACGTCTGCATGGCCGTCGGATTCAGCAGCCTCGGCACCTTCAGCCGCACGTTCTCCGAGATCGTCGGCGGCTCGCCGTCGGCGTACCGCGAATGGGCGGCGCGGGAGCGGCTCGTCGCGCCGACCTCGTTCGCCATGCGGTGGTCGCGTCCCACCGACGCCGCTCGCTGA
- a CDS encoding VOC family protein, with the protein MLTRNNLSSIYVLDQDEALTFYTEVLGLEVGADMDFGPMRWLTVRVPGDQKEILLERPGAPAHDEITAAQVRDLVTKGAGGGWLAFTTEDVQGMFEKVEASGVEITQEPMEQPYGTDFAIRDPFGNHIRIGSLKQWDQQH; encoded by the coding sequence ATGCTGACCCGTAACAACCTGTCCTCGATCTACGTACTGGATCAGGACGAAGCCCTGACGTTCTACACCGAGGTACTCGGCCTGGAGGTCGGCGCCGACATGGACTTCGGACCGATGCGATGGCTCACGGTGCGTGTCCCCGGCGACCAGAAGGAGATCCTCCTGGAGCGGCCGGGTGCCCCTGCGCACGACGAGATCACCGCGGCCCAGGTCCGCGACCTCGTGACCAAGGGTGCCGGCGGCGGATGGCTGGCCTTCACCACCGAGGACGTGCAGGGCATGTTCGAGAAGGTGGAGGCCTCCGGCGTCGAGATCACTCAGGAGCCGATGGAGCAGCCGTACGGCACGGACTTCGCGATCCGGGATCCGTTCGGCAACCACATCCGCATCGGCTCCCTCAAGCAGTGGGATCAGCAACACTGA
- a CDS encoding DUF1905 domain-containing protein codes for MATFHTVLESTGGRNVGIVVPEDIVLRFDRGKRVPVIVTIDGGYTYRTTIGVMGGRYLVSFNAETRKNTGREAGDTVEVTLEADPDR; via the coding sequence GTGGCCACCTTTCACACCGTCCTCGAGTCGACCGGCGGTCGCAACGTCGGCATCGTCGTTCCCGAGGACATCGTCCTTCGCTTCGACCGCGGCAAGCGAGTGCCCGTCATCGTCACCATCGACGGCGGTTACACGTACAGGACCACGATCGGCGTCATGGGCGGTCGGTACCTCGTCTCGTTCAACGCGGAGACCCGCAAGAACACCGGCCGAGAGGCCGGCGACACGGTCGAGGTGACGCTCGAGGCCGACCCGGATCGCTGA
- a CDS encoding MFS transporter: MSTQTDATTRDAASPSGQGDAQVTSNPMASTHGSAEQHASHTATSPADTAPDEGVLGRRYRWITIGMSALVLFVAFEAMAVTTVMPVIARELHGTSLYTLAFSGSTAISVVGMVVAGSWCDRRGPSTPLVISVVLFVAGLTIAGLAPNMLVLVAGRLVQGLGGGALTVALYVMVARWYPSRLQPMVFVGFSTAWVIPSLVGPFLAGVVAQTVGWRWIFLGVIVVALLGLLMIRRVLVGIPDERNDDVAWQPSRIVWSVVAASAVLILGFATEFGELLRWITLVVAAVVLAVAVRPLMPRGTLLAARGLPSVLLTRILISGAELAAEVYVPYLLIDRYGLSPAIAGLALTGGAIAWSGGSWVQGKVGSRVSNARWVALGVLSIAVGVAGTTLIAALGLSPWILFGVWIFAGFGMGIALPRLTVLMFGYSNRDDQGFNSSAQAIADAVGAASAVAVAGLVFTSLTAVGGTWPYTAVFAFGTVLTLLALGTATRVGRRR, encoded by the coding sequence ATGAGCACGCAGACGGATGCAACGACCCGCGATGCCGCATCGCCGTCCGGGCAGGGCGACGCGCAGGTAACGTCGAATCCCATGGCGTCGACGCACGGATCCGCAGAGCAGCATGCGTCGCACACGGCGACGAGCCCTGCGGATACTGCGCCCGACGAAGGCGTCCTCGGACGCCGGTATCGCTGGATCACGATCGGCATGAGCGCGCTCGTGCTGTTCGTGGCGTTCGAGGCGATGGCGGTGACCACGGTCATGCCGGTGATCGCAAGGGAACTGCACGGGACATCCCTCTACACGCTCGCGTTCTCCGGATCGACGGCCATCAGCGTGGTCGGCATGGTCGTCGCGGGCTCCTGGTGCGACAGACGAGGGCCGTCGACACCGCTCGTCATCTCCGTCGTGCTCTTCGTTGCCGGGCTGACGATCGCCGGCCTCGCACCGAACATGCTCGTGCTCGTCGCGGGACGTCTCGTGCAGGGACTCGGCGGCGGAGCGCTCACGGTCGCGCTCTACGTGATGGTCGCACGGTGGTACCCGTCCCGACTGCAGCCCATGGTGTTCGTCGGATTCTCGACAGCGTGGGTCATCCCGTCGCTCGTCGGTCCGTTCCTGGCGGGCGTCGTCGCGCAGACCGTCGGATGGCGTTGGATCTTCCTCGGCGTCATCGTCGTCGCGCTGCTCGGGCTGCTGATGATCCGTCGGGTCCTCGTCGGGATCCCGGACGAGCGCAACGACGACGTCGCGTGGCAGCCATCCCGCATCGTGTGGTCGGTCGTTGCGGCATCCGCTGTGCTGATCCTGGGCTTCGCGACCGAGTTCGGCGAACTGCTGCGCTGGATCACGCTCGTGGTGGCCGCCGTCGTGCTCGCAGTGGCCGTGCGTCCCCTGATGCCGCGCGGCACGCTCCTGGCGGCACGCGGGCTGCCCTCGGTCCTGCTCACGCGCATCCTCATCTCCGGTGCCGAACTGGCCGCAGAGGTGTACGTTCCCTACCTGCTGATCGACAGATACGGGCTGTCACCGGCCATCGCCGGTCTCGCGCTCACCGGCGGCGCGATCGCCTGGTCAGGTGGATCGTGGGTGCAGGGCAAGGTCGGCAGCAGGGTGAGCAATGCGCGATGGGTCGCGCTCGGCGTTCTGTCCATCGCGGTCGGCGTCGCCGGCACCACGCTCATCGCCGCTCTCGGGCTGTCACCGTGGATCCTGTTCGGCGTGTGGATCTTCGCCGGCTTCGGCATGGGCATCGCCCTGCCGCGCCTCACGGTGCTCATGTTCGGCTACTCGAACCGCGACGACCAGGGCTTCAACAGTTCTGCGCAGGCCATTGCGGATGCCGTGGGTGCGGCATCCGCCGTCGCCGTCGCCGGTCTGGTGTTCACGTCGCTCACGGCTGTCGGCGGCACATGGCCTTACACAGCGGTCTTCGCGTTCGGGACGGTCCTCACGCTGCTTGCGCTTGGCACGGCGACGCGGGTCGGACGGCGGCGCTGA
- the soxR gene encoding redox-sensitive transcriptional activator SoxR, with translation MPQITGGTHRELSVGELSERSGVAVSALHFYERKGLISSERTAGNQRRYRRDMLRRVAFIRVSQRVGVPLGEIRDALDSLPEGRTPTKRDWARLSSHWREALDARIAALEHLRNDLTGCIGCGCLSLRTCSLQNPDDSLGDTGDGTGPRRWDDADADADSELTHTAD, from the coding sequence ATGCCCCAGATCACGGGCGGAACGCACCGCGAGCTGAGCGTCGGCGAGCTCTCGGAACGCAGCGGCGTCGCGGTTTCCGCGCTGCACTTCTACGAGCGCAAGGGCCTCATCTCGAGCGAGCGCACCGCGGGCAACCAGCGACGGTACCGGCGCGACATGCTGCGGCGCGTGGCGTTCATCCGCGTGTCGCAGCGGGTCGGGGTGCCGCTCGGCGAGATCCGCGACGCTCTGGATTCGCTGCCTGAGGGCCGCACTCCGACCAAACGCGACTGGGCACGGCTCTCCTCGCACTGGCGAGAGGCCCTCGACGCACGCATCGCAGCGCTCGAGCACCTGCGCAACGACCTCACCGGTTGCATCGGATGCGGATGCCTCAGCCTGCGCACCTGCTCGCTGCAGAACCCCGACGACTCCCTCGGCGACACGGGCGACGGCACAGGCCCCCGCCGCTGGGACGACGCGGATGCGGACGCGGACTCCGAGCTCACGCATACCGCCGATTGA
- a CDS encoding SDR family NAD(P)-dependent oxidoreductase, which produces MTAFTIPDQTGKTAVVTGANKGVGFFTAAALAAAGADVVLACRDTSRADAAARAIRARCAADGVTASVEILPLDIASLASVADAAEALASRHRIDIVVANAGMVHPPQHRETSVDGNEVVIATNLLGHFALLARLMPVLRRSPGARVVSLGSVVTRLSSFLVDDLQLERNYSSWRAYAQSKIAVESFGFELDRRMRRAELDASSVVAHPGYSISGRTPRIPGVNEPSRGTVFADSLQAPFTQSKERGARPVLAAATRADAPGGSYWGPRWRAKGDPSRQDPTATVADPAIARRVWSFAESATGIRFEV; this is translated from the coding sequence GTGACCGCTTTCACCATTCCGGACCAGACGGGCAAGACGGCCGTCGTCACCGGCGCCAACAAGGGCGTCGGGTTCTTCACCGCTGCGGCGCTCGCGGCAGCCGGAGCGGATGTCGTGCTGGCCTGCAGAGACACCTCACGAGCGGATGCCGCTGCGCGCGCCATTCGCGCACGGTGCGCTGCCGACGGGGTGACGGCATCCGTCGAGATCCTTCCGCTGGACATCGCGAGCCTGGCGAGCGTCGCCGATGCCGCAGAAGCCCTGGCGAGCCGCCACCGCATCGACATCGTCGTCGCGAATGCCGGGATGGTGCATCCGCCGCAGCACCGCGAGACGTCCGTCGACGGCAACGAGGTCGTGATCGCCACCAACCTGCTCGGACATTTCGCACTGCTGGCACGGCTGATGCCCGTGCTACGGCGCTCGCCAGGGGCCCGCGTCGTGAGCCTCGGCAGCGTGGTCACCCGGCTCAGCTCCTTCCTGGTCGACGACCTGCAGCTCGAACGCAACTACTCGTCGTGGCGGGCGTACGCGCAGTCGAAGATCGCCGTGGAGTCGTTCGGCTTCGAGTTGGACAGACGGATGCGCCGAGCCGAACTCGACGCCAGCAGCGTCGTCGCGCATCCCGGCTACTCGATCAGCGGCCGAACGCCGCGCATCCCTGGCGTCAACGAGCCGTCGCGCGGCACCGTGTTCGCCGATTCGCTGCAGGCTCCGTTCACGCAGAGCAAGGAGCGCGGAGCCCGGCCGGTGCTCGCAGCGGCCACCAGAGCGGATGCCCCTGGCGGCTCGTACTGGGGCCCGAGGTGGCGCGCGAAGGGCGACCCGTCGCGGCAGGATCCGACGGCCACCGTCGCCGATCCCGCGATCGCGCGGCGCGTGTGGTCCTTCGCGGAGTCGGCGACCGGGATCCGCTTCGAGGTGTGA
- a CDS encoding chorismate mutase, producing MPENDQSDDRTRAIETLHGIRESIDNIDAALIHLLAERFKFTQRVGALKAEHGLPAADPQRERDQIRRLRALAEASHLDPEFAEKWFNFVVAEVIHHHVQAGAAPASE from the coding sequence ATGCCCGAGAACGACCAGTCGGATGACCGCACCCGCGCGATCGAGACGTTGCACGGCATCCGCGAGAGCATCGACAACATCGACGCAGCGCTGATCCACCTGCTCGCCGAGCGGTTCAAGTTCACGCAGCGCGTCGGCGCGCTGAAGGCCGAGCACGGGCTGCCTGCCGCGGATCCGCAGCGCGAGCGCGACCAGATCCGCAGGCTGCGGGCGCTCGCCGAAGCCAGCCACCTCGATCCGGAGTTCGCCGAGAAATGGTTCAACTTCGTGGTCGCCGAGGTGATCCACCACCACGTGCAGGCGGGCGCGGCCCCCGCCTCCGAGTAG